The Thalassotalea sp. 273M-4 genome includes a region encoding these proteins:
- a CDS encoding class I SAM-dependent methyltransferase: MSTKAISSYYDSTEFSATREDLIFALENVTVHASKIAIDCGCGAGSDIAYLRSKGFTVYAFDIEKESISRCSKRFKGDDRVILSTNSFSTFSYPKASLVVADASLFFCPKQDFSLVWHKITKALVTGGIFSGSFLGPKDTMAGPDYDKEAYWSDTLVMNEPSIKQMFKNYEILKWCEHDLSGKSSDGTTHHWHIFSVVARKISN, from the coding sequence ATGTCTACAAAAGCAATTTCAAGTTATTATGACTCTACTGAATTTAGCGCTACCAGAGAAGATTTAATTTTTGCACTTGAAAACGTCACAGTGCATGCGAGTAAAATTGCCATAGATTGTGGTTGTGGTGCAGGTTCTGATATTGCCTATTTACGGAGCAAGGGCTTCACAGTTTACGCTTTTGATATCGAGAAGGAATCTATATCTAGGTGCAGTAAGCGTTTTAAGGGTGATGATCGGGTTATCTTATCGACCAATAGTTTTAGTACATTCAGCTATCCTAAAGCCTCATTAGTTGTCGCTGATGCGAGCCTGTTCTTCTGTCCAAAACAAGACTTTAGCTTAGTTTGGCATAAAATCACAAAGGCTTTGGTTACGGGGGGAATTTTCAGCGGGTCATTTTTGGGGCCTAAAGATACTATGGCTGGTCCAGACTACGACAAAGAAGCATATTGGTCGGACACGCTAGTCATGAACGAACCGTCAATAAAACAAATGTTTAAAAACTATGAGATATTGAAGTGGTGTGAACACGACCTGTCAGGTAAGTCTTCAGATGGTACTACACATCATTGGCACATATTTTCCGTAGTCGCGAGGAAAATATCGAATTAA